The Elusimicrobiaceae bacterium DNA window GCGCTCGCGAAAAACGGAAATTTGAACGGCAGCAAAGCCAGCCCCGCCGCAAGAAATCCGCAAAACATCAATACGCCCGCCAGCGGCACCAGCAGCAGGTTCGACACCGCCGCCGCCAGCGAGATCCGCTGGAAATACAGGGCCAGCACCGGCAGCAGAAGAAGCTGCGCGAAACAGCTCATGAAAAACACGGTCGTGAAATACCGCGCGAGCGGCCGGCGTTTCGGGTCAGGCGGAAACGCCGCCAGGCCCATGATGATGCCCGCGCTGGCCAGCATTGACATGATGAAATCGGCCCTGAGTAGCGCACGCGGATCAACCGCCAGTATCCCCAGCGCGGCAATCAGCAACCCGTTGAGTATGCCGCTCTCGCGCCCCAGCAGATACCCAGCCGAGCCGGCGCAGGCCATGATCAGCGCGCGCAGAAGCGGCGCGTCGGCTCCGGCGCATACGGTATAAAAACCCGCGCATAGAACCGCAGGAACGACGGCGTACTGCCGCCGCACCATAAACAGCCCGCACAGAAAATAAACCCCTAACGTTACAAATCCCACATTCGAGCCGGACGCCACCAGCAGATGCATCGCCCCGCTGTCGCGGAAAACCCCGGCCAGCCGCCCGGTCAGGCCCGTGCGGTCGCCCAGCGTTATTCCGCCCAGAACCGCGCTCTGGGCAGGCGTGAACACGGCATTGAAAACCCCCAGCACATGCCCGCGCACGGCATTGACCGCGCGGTAAAACAAGCTCGGCTCCGCTGTCACCGCCGCCTCCGCAGCGGCAAGCGTCAGGCCGATCCCCTTTGCCGCCAGATACCGTTTCCGGCTGAACCCGCCGGCCGACGCGTCGCCCCGCGGCTCATCCAGCTCGCCAAGCACTCGCACCCGGCTTTTAAACGCCGGCGCGCCTTTAAGCGAATCCGCGCCGGAGCGGACGGGCCCGGCGCACCCCGCAAAAACCGCACAGCCTTCCTCCGCGCCGCCGGACTGCGGCACGACCGTGACGCTGATCAGGCCGGAAAAAGGTTTGCCGTCAAGCCGGTCCGCCGCAAGCGCGAACGTGTATCCCGCGCCGTACGGGCGCGGAAAGTCCATGACCAAGCCTTCAATTTCCGCGGGGCCGGCTTCAATGCCGCTCTGGCTGGAAAACGGCGGAAAAACCGCAAAAAAAACCGCCAGTCCGAGCGCGTAAAAGACCAGCGCGAGGAAAAGCGGCCTGCGATAAAATGACTGATGCATCGGTTTACAGATCGGTTCTGCCCTTGAGTGCGTAGCCCAGAGTCAGCTCGTCGGTATAATCGAGATCTCCGCCCAGCGGCACGCCGTAGGCGATGCGCGTTATCCGCGGCACCAGCCCGCGCAGGAGGTCGGCGATATAAAGCGCTGTGGCCTCGCCTTCCGTATCGGGATCGGTTGCGATGATCACTTCCCCGAGGCCGGGTTCCGCTTTTACCCGGCTGACCAGCTCTTTAAGCCGCACGGAATCCACGCCCAGTCCGTCAATCGGCGAAACCGGGCCGCCCAGCACATGATAATAACCCCTGAACGCGCCGGTTTTCTCCACGGCTTCCACGTCCTGCGGATCCTCGACCACGCAAAGCAGCTCCTGATTGCGGCGCGGATCGGAGCAGATTTCGCACAGCTCGTTTTCCGCGTATGAAAAACAGCGGCGGCAGACCCGCACCGACGCCTTCAGCTCCCGCAGCGCGGCTATGAAATCCTCCGCGACCGGACCGGGCGCCTTGAGAAAATAAGCCGTATACCGCTCCGCCTGCCGCGGCCCCACTCCGGGCAGGCGGCGCAGCGCTTTGATCATGCGGTCAAAACTTTTCATTATCGCCGCCGGATTCCGGCCGGACCACCTTGCCGGGAATGATTTTAAGCAGCCGCGCCAGCGCCGGTTCTGTCGCGGCGGCGGATCCGCCGGCGAGATCTTCCCAGTGGTACTGCCCTTCAACAAACGGCGCCTCTTCGGTAAGCTGCGTGCCGCAATCGGACACCGGTTCCGAAACGATTTCCTCCACATGCGGTTTCTGAACCGCCTCGCCAAACGAAAATTTCAGCCGCAGCGCGCGCCCGGCCGCTTCGGCCGCCAGCGCGTTCAGCCGTTCGGCATTGCGTTCCGCGGCATCAAGCTGAAACCGCGTGGAAAAAACCATATTCCACTCATTCGGCCCTAACGCCACCCGGCACTTCGACATTATTTCGTAAAGCAGCGGATAGCCCTCGGCAAGCGTGTCCAGCAGTTTCTTCCAGGCGGTTCCGTCGGCCAGCCCGCGGTCGGTTTCCGCCTCTTCCGCCGGGCCGGGCCGGAAAACAGGTTCGGATCCGGCGGCTGAAGCCGGAGCCGCGGAACCCGACGGCGGTTCCGCAGCCTGTTTTGAAACGGCAGCTTCGCCTTCCGCGCGGCCGCATGACGACGCGGCGGCCGTTTCCGGCGCGGAAGCGTGTTTAAAATTTCCGGAAGCGAGCCGGCTTTCCAGCGTTTCAAGCCGGCGCACCATGCCCTCGAAATCCGGCACGGCCTGCATCACGGTAAACAGACCGGTCTCAGCCTGCACCAGCGGCATGTCGGAAAACCGCACCTCGTCCGAAATCTTGCCGACCCGCCTGACAAAACCCGCCAAAAACGCGGGCGGCGCGGCTTTAACCAGTTCGGCGGCGCCGTCAAACGGCGGCTTGCCGTACCCCAGCCTGAAATAAAACAGTTCCGCCAGCCCGGCTTTCAGATCCCGCAGAAACGCGGCCGGGTCGTACCCTTCGCGGCGCACCGTTTCAAAAGCGTCGTGCAGTTTTCCGCCGTCGCCGGCGAGCAGCGCGGCGCACGCCATTTCAACCAGTTCCGCCGGCATGTACCCGAGCATTTCGCCGACCAGCTGCGCGCTCACATGGCCCGGCGCGTAGGAAACCGCGCGGTCGAGCAGGGTCTGCGCGTCGCGCAGCGCGCCGTTGGCGGCTTTGGCAATAAGCGCCAGCGCGGCGTCTTCAATATCGAATTTTTCCTTGCCGCTGATAAACTTCAGCCGCCCGAAAATATCTTCCGCGCCGATTGTCTTGAACCGGAACCCCTGGCACCGCGAAGTGATCGTCACCGGCACCTTGTGATGCTCCGTGGTGGCAAGAATGAACACTACATGCGGGGGCGGCTCCTCGATGGTTTTCAAAAGCGCGTTGAACGATGCGTCCGACAGCATATGCACTTCGTCCAGAATGAACACCTTGTAACGGTCGCGCCCGGCTGAAAGCGACACGGTGTCTATAATCACCTCGCGCACTTTTTCCACCTGGGTGTTGCTGGCGGCGTCTATTTCCAGCACGTCCATATCGCTGCCGGCGGCGATTTCCAGGCATTGCGGACACTTGCCGCACGGACTGACCACCGGTTTCTCCGCTCCGCCGCCCGTGCAGTTGAGCGCCTTGGCCAGAATGCGCGCGCTGGTCGTTTTGCCGCACCCGCGCGGCCCGTGGAACAGGTACGCGTGCGCAATCCGGCCGAGCCTGAGCGAATTTTCCAGAGTTTTGGAAATCGCGCCCTGCCCGACAACGTCTTCAAAAGTCATAGGCCTGTACTTGCGGGCCAGATTGATGTGCTGCGTTTCAGCCATAACAGACTCCCGTGAAACTGCCGAAAAAAACTTTCCGCCGCCCCGGTCAGCGCCGCAAATGCCGCCTCCGCGAAGCGCGCAGCCGGCCGGCCTCGCCGTACAGCTTGTCAAGGCAGAACTCCCCGCCGCCCGCCACGATGTATGGCACCATCCCGCCCGCCACGGCAAGCGCCG harbors:
- a CDS encoding ComEC/Rec2 family competence protein — translated: MHQSFYRRPLFLALVFYALGLAVFFAVFPPFSSQSGIEAGPAEIEGLVMDFPRPYGAGYTFALAADRLDGKPFSGLISVTVVPQSGGAEEGCAVFAGCAGPVRSGADSLKGAPAFKSRVRVLGELDEPRGDASAGGFSRKRYLAAKGIGLTLAAAEAAVTAEPSLFYRAVNAVRGHVLGVFNAVFTPAQSAVLGGITLGDRTGLTGRLAGVFRDSGAMHLLVASGSNVGFVTLGVYFLCGLFMVRRQYAVVPAVLCAGFYTVCAGADAPLLRALIMACAGSAGYLLGRESGILNGLLIAALGILAVDPRALLRADFIMSMLASAGIIMGLAAFPPDPKRRPLARYFTTVFFMSCFAQLLLLPVLALYFQRISLAAAVSNLLLVPLAGVLMFCGFLAAGLALLPFKFPFFASAAVTALAADIFLELADFFAGLPVSCLWVRSPGWGVTALYYCVVFTLLNFRLVKAGVFPWKRIAGSGMAAFLLWLAWPARDSYYISSARGGGIVVFRAAAGATALSGSGCDGTDAARAVLAAGRKRVNVFLAVSLAPGYCGGLAELDRVTPVENVILPYGPLDAALERVVSGLKARGVSVRRLWPGETAVFQTSAGAVRVTAQKGRARAAGTGEYYSLPFYSGNAASDALSYRVAAGGAELVVGAKNRSAGLIIQNTRAQ
- the recR gene encoding recombination mediator RecR; the encoded protein is MKSFDRMIKALRRLPGVGPRQAERYTAYFLKAPGPVAEDFIAALRELKASVRVCRRCFSYAENELCEICSDPRRNQELLCVVEDPQDVEAVEKTGAFRGYYHVLGGPVSPIDGLGVDSVRLKELVSRVKAEPGLGEVIIATDPDTEGEATALYIADLLRGLVPRITRIAYGVPLGGDLDYTDELTLGYALKGRTDL
- the dnaX gene encoding DNA polymerase III subunit gamma/tau, coding for MAETQHINLARKYRPMTFEDVVGQGAISKTLENSLRLGRIAHAYLFHGPRGCGKTTSARILAKALNCTGGGAEKPVVSPCGKCPQCLEIAAGSDMDVLEIDAASNTQVEKVREVIIDTVSLSAGRDRYKVFILDEVHMLSDASFNALLKTIEEPPPHVVFILATTEHHKVPVTITSRCQGFRFKTIGAEDIFGRLKFISGKEKFDIEDAALALIAKAANGALRDAQTLLDRAVSYAPGHVSAQLVGEMLGYMPAELVEMACAALLAGDGGKLHDAFETVRREGYDPAAFLRDLKAGLAELFYFRLGYGKPPFDGAAELVKAAPPAFLAGFVRRVGKISDEVRFSDMPLVQAETGLFTVMQAVPDFEGMVRRLETLESRLASGNFKHASAPETAAASSCGRAEGEAAVSKQAAEPPSGSAAPASAAGSEPVFRPGPAEEAETDRGLADGTAWKKLLDTLAEGYPLLYEIMSKCRVALGPNEWNMVFSTRFQLDAAERNAERLNALAAEAAGRALRLKFSFGEAVQKPHVEEIVSEPVSDCGTQLTEEAPFVEGQYHWEDLAGGSAAATEPALARLLKIIPGKVVRPESGGDNEKF